Proteins encoded within one genomic window of Flavobacterium sp. NG2:
- a CDS encoding ATP-binding protein — MFKDKIQSEAISLRLFMDGLSASDVVINALKQNDRKTLQKISSPYFKKLKKDLDSDLLTFISTEGEVLLRANLIDKFGDYWNERVLFQKSSATGLSYFYIESGTYSDVNLRVILPVRDKTNSIVGYITVGKNFNKILQQTANQTHMDYLFLVKKKKLNPKRRKDSIQKNGLFQKGNDSLVIGWSTFPEKIKYPKEIIEEKLTSDSISNLKLNDNNYLSKSFTLMNFDKTEFGYVFILHDSSLHFDDLKRIIIFITLISFLMIFVLCILFNKILDRVEKNIYEQNLKLKLELKKRIEVDKKLIINNNELKQLTLIASHDLRSPLTCLEGLLELLKEEGIDSEISIEIINNAGSSIQLMKETIDSLTTIVRQKESFVENVDSRQDIQQIFDQVILQMKYLIDEKQIEVKSDFSSCPSLVIKDIHLKSILQNILSNSIKYATEDTEKKRIIEVSTKKSNENCLIIIKDNGIGFDSEFQKDNLFKPFKRFHHEKTGSGIGLYLTKLIVENYNGTIQIYSKTGVGTTVTIKI, encoded by the coding sequence ATGTTTAAGGATAAAATACAATCCGAAGCGATTAGTCTGCGGTTGTTTATGGACGGACTTAGCGCCAGTGATGTTGTTATAAACGCCTTAAAACAAAATGATAGAAAGACATTACAGAAAATTTCAAGCCCCTATTTTAAAAAATTAAAAAAAGATTTAGATTCCGATTTATTAACCTTTATTTCAACTGAGGGTGAAGTTCTTCTACGAGCAAACTTAATCGATAAGTTTGGAGATTACTGGAATGAACGTGTTTTATTTCAAAAATCGTCTGCAACAGGCTTAAGTTATTTCTACATTGAATCTGGAACTTATTCTGATGTGAATTTAAGAGTGATATTACCTGTTCGAGACAAAACTAATTCCATAGTTGGCTACATTACTGTTGGCAAGAACTTCAACAAGATTTTACAACAAACAGCAAATCAAACTCATATGGATTACCTTTTTTTGGTAAAGAAAAAAAAGTTAAATCCTAAAAGAAGAAAAGATAGTATTCAAAAAAATGGTTTGTTTCAAAAAGGAAATGACAGCTTAGTTATTGGTTGGTCGACATTTCCAGAAAAAATTAAGTACCCAAAAGAAATAATAGAGGAAAAATTAACATCTGATTCAATATCAAACCTAAAGTTAAACGATAACAATTATTTATCAAAATCATTCACTTTGATGAATTTTGATAAAACAGAATTTGGCTATGTCTTTATTCTACATGACAGCTCACTACATTTTGATGACTTAAAGAGAATTATCATTTTTATTACTTTAATTTCCTTTTTAATGATTTTTGTCTTGTGTATTTTATTTAATAAAATTTTAGATCGAGTAGAAAAAAACATTTACGAACAAAATCTAAAACTAAAATTAGAATTAAAAAAAAGAATCGAAGTTGACAAGAAATTGATCATCAACAATAACGAATTGAAACAGTTGACACTTATTGCCTCTCATGACCTAAGAAGCCCCTTAACATGTCTCGAAGGCTTACTTGAACTCCTAAAAGAGGAAGGCATAGATTCAGAAATAAGTATAGAAATAATTAACAATGCAGGTTCTAGTATTCAATTGATGAAAGAAACAATCGATAGCTTGACAACAATTGTCAGACAAAAGGAAAGTTTTGTAGAAAATGTTGATAGCAGACAAGATATTCAGCAAATATTTGATCAAGTCATTTTACAAATGAAATATCTTATTGATGAAAAACAAATTGAGGTAAAATCAGATTTCTCATCATGCCCATCACTTGTGATAAAAGATATACATTTAAAGAGTATATTACAAAACATTCTAAGCAACTCGATAAAATATGCCACTGAGGATACTGAAAAAAAGCGAATTATCGAAGTTTCAACCAAAAAATCAAACGAGAATTGCTTAATTATTATCAAAGATAATGGGATAGGATTTGATTCTGAATTTCAAAAAGACAATCTTTTCAAACCTTTTAAACGTTTTCATCACGAAAAAACAGGAAGTGGAATTGGGTTGTATTTAACAAAATTAATTGTAGAAAACTACAATGGAACTATTCAAATTTACAGTAAAACTGGGGTTGGTACAACCGTTACAATAAAAATATAA
- a CDS encoding HIT family protein gives MSSIFTKIVNGEIPCYKIAEDDDFLAFLDVNPNAKGHTLCIPKAEIDKLFDMDEAHYLGLMQFARKVALAIEKTVPCNRVGISVIGLEVPHAHVHLIPINRMDDMRFLSKESLTKAEFETLAKEIQANL, from the coding sequence ATGAGTTCTATTTTTACCAAAATTGTAAACGGAGAAATTCCATGTTATAAAATAGCCGAAGACGATGACTTTTTAGCTTTTTTAGATGTCAATCCAAACGCTAAAGGGCATACACTTTGCATCCCTAAAGCCGAAATTGACAAGCTTTTTGACATGGATGAAGCCCATTATTTAGGATTGATGCAGTTCGCTCGAAAAGTAGCTTTAGCGATTGAAAAAACAGTCCCATGCAATAGAGTTGGAATCTCCGTAATTGGTCTTGAAGTACCTCATGCTCATGTACACCTCATCCCTATTAATCGTATGGATGATATGCGATTTTTATCGAAAGAATCCTTGACTAAAGCAGAATTTGAAACTTTAGCAAAAGAAATACAAGCAAACTTATAG
- the greA gene encoding transcription elongation factor GreA, with product MSAISYYTAEGLKKLREELDYLKTVMRPKASADIAEARDKGDLSENAEYDAAKEAQGMLEMRIAKLEEIHANARLIDESNLDLSKVLVLSKVKIKNQANGMEMNYTLVAESEADLKTGKISVTSPIGKGLLGKSVGEVAEITVPNGVLKFEILEITRE from the coding sequence ATGAGTGCAATATCTTATTATACAGCAGAAGGATTAAAAAAATTAAGAGAAGAACTGGATTATTTAAAGACCGTAATGCGTCCTAAAGCTTCTGCAGATATAGCCGAAGCCAGAGATAAAGGGGATTTATCTGAAAATGCAGAATACGATGCAGCCAAAGAAGCCCAAGGAATGTTAGAAATGAGAATCGCCAAATTGGAAGAAATTCATGCTAACGCAAGATTGATTGATGAAAGCAATTTAGACCTTTCAAAAGTTTTGGTTTTATCGAAAGTAAAAATAAAAAACCAAGCCAATGGAATGGAAATGAACTATACATTGGTAGCAGAAAGTGAAGCTGATTTAAAAACGGGTAAAATTTCCGTTACCTCTCCAATTGGAAAAGGTTTATTAGGAAAATCAGTAGGCGAAGTTGCCGAAATCACCGTTCCAAATGGTGTACTAAAATTTGAGATTTTAGAAATCACAAGAGAGTAA
- the arfB gene encoding alternative ribosome rescue aminoacyl-tRNA hydrolase ArfB, whose product MNIEKLIKELDFKAVRSSGAGGQNVNKVSSKVILSFDLNKSEGLTSEEKILLETKLSSRLTNDNIMTLQCDEDRSQLKNKSIVVKRFLAIIEQGLVIPKIRKSTKIPKSAIKKRLKNKKNTAKIKDFRKKPNLD is encoded by the coding sequence ATGAACATTGAGAAACTCATAAAGGAATTAGATTTTAAAGCCGTTCGTAGCAGTGGTGCTGGCGGTCAAAATGTAAATAAAGTATCTTCTAAAGTTATTTTGTCATTTGACTTGAATAAATCTGAAGGACTCACTAGTGAGGAAAAAATACTATTAGAAACTAAGCTAAGCTCCAGATTAACAAACGATAACATTATGACTCTTCAATGTGACGAAGACCGAAGTCAATTGAAAAACAAGAGCATCGTTGTTAAGCGATTTTTAGCTATAATCGAACAAGGGTTAGTAATTCCGAAGATTAGAAAATCAACAAAAATCCCAAAATCTGCCATTAAAAAAAGATTAAAAAACAAGAAAAATACCGCCAAAATTAAGGATTTCAGAAAAAAACCTAATTTAGACTAA
- the pnuC gene encoding nicotinamide riboside transporter PnuC, with translation MLDFFLSAYQNTPMNQIILEFIAFVCGIWSVVLAKKQNILVYPIGLIATVITVYLLFLAGYLGDMLINGYFSIMSIYGWYRWAKKDKNDKHIPISRTTLKEKLIGLILFILTIFVVYAVYITFDYPINWDNYVDIFTSGLFFTGMWFMANKKIENWTLWIIADAIATPLYAYRGLGMLSLQYLIFTFLAIAAYQEWRKILKYEKEAIIV, from the coding sequence ATGCTAGATTTCTTCTTAAGCGCTTACCAAAACACCCCTATGAATCAAATCATTTTAGAATTCATAGCTTTTGTCTGTGGTATTTGGAGCGTAGTATTAGCTAAAAAACAAAACATTTTAGTATATCCCATTGGGTTAATTGCCACAGTAATTACGGTTTACTTACTCTTTTTAGCAGGTTATTTAGGCGATATGTTAATTAACGGTTATTTTTCCATCATGAGTATTTACGGCTGGTACCGATGGGCAAAAAAGGATAAAAACGACAAGCATATTCCAATTTCAAGAACAACTTTGAAGGAAAAACTAATTGGATTGATACTCTTTATTCTAACCATTTTTGTTGTTTATGCCGTTTACATCACGTTTGATTACCCAATAAACTGGGATAATTATGTTGATATTTTCACTTCTGGATTATTTTTTACAGGAATGTGGTTTATGGCTAATAAGAAAATTGAGAACTGGACATTGTGGATCATTGCCGATGCTATTGCTACTCCTTTATATGCTTATAGAGGTCTCGGAATGTTATCATTACAATACTTAATTTTTACATTTTTGGCTATTGCAGCCTATCAAGAATGGCGAAAAATATTAAAATATGAAAAGGAGGCAATAATTGTTTAG
- a CDS encoding response regulator gives MKTPDFILIDDDKIMLFLIELEIKKHFKNCISLSFTKADDAVRYIQENKSELTHSIILLDLNMPVMNGFQVLEILNLNSTELKVIIVTSSISEDDKAKTMGYSFVLDYMNKPIKGLDLQSLLMSNMNCT, from the coding sequence ATGAAAACACCTGATTTCATATTAATTGATGATGACAAAATAATGTTGTTTTTAATTGAATTAGAGATAAAAAAACACTTTAAAAACTGCATATCCCTTAGCTTTACCAAAGCTGATGATGCTGTTAGATATATCCAAGAAAATAAAAGTGAATTAACTCATTCCATAATTTTACTGGATTTAAACATGCCAGTTATGAATGGTTTTCAAGTATTAGAAATTTTAAATCTAAATTCTACGGAATTGAAAGTGATCATTGTTACAAGCTCTATCTCAGAAGACGACAAAGCAAAAACGATGGGCTATTCTTTTGTTTTGGATTATATGAATAAACCAATTAAAGGCTTGGATTTACAATCGCTATTAATGTCAAATATGAATTGCACTTAA
- a CDS encoding Crp/Fnr family transcriptional regulator: MIAIDLLEAYGGIVKEYNKSEIIFEEGQMPTHYYQILSGEVKMNNYNDEGREFTQGIFYKNQCFGEPPLFINQVYPANAIAVETTQLICITKARFFELLAENPTNSLAIIENLAQRLYYKAVMAAEISTHEPEHRVLRLIEYAIAHFDFKKDENGYLIQFTRQQIGDLTGLRVETVIRTIKALEKKGELQIINRKVYRKMPFL, translated from the coding sequence ATGATTGCGATTGACTTATTGGAAGCGTATGGCGGAATTGTCAAGGAATACAATAAATCAGAAATTATTTTTGAGGAAGGGCAAATGCCTACACATTATTACCAAATCCTATCGGGTGAGGTAAAAATGAATAATTATAATGATGAAGGTCGTGAGTTTACACAAGGGATTTTTTATAAAAATCAATGTTTTGGTGAACCGCCTTTGTTTATCAATCAAGTCTATCCTGCCAATGCTATTGCTGTTGAAACCACTCAATTGATTTGTATAACCAAGGCTCGTTTTTTTGAATTATTAGCTGAAAATCCTACCAATAGTCTTGCTATTATTGAGAACCTTGCACAACGATTGTATTATAAAGCGGTTATGGCTGCAGAGATTTCGACTCATGAACCCGAACATCGAGTGTTGCGATTGATAGAATATGCCATTGCTCATTTTGATTTTAAAAAGGATGAAAATGGATACCTCATCCAATTTACTCGACAACAAATAGGAGATTTAACAGGATTGCGTGTGGAAACCGTGATACGCACCATCAAAGCATTGGAGAAAAAAGGGGAACTCCAAATCATCAATAGAAAAGTATATCGAAAAATGCCGTTCTTATGA
- a CDS encoding geranylgeranylglyceryl/heptaprenylglyceryl phosphate synthase produces the protein MQNNNNLYQEIVNAKANKKKLLAILLDPDKIIWEQLELLIGNIIQSPATHIFIGGSLVKSDRIDELIIRLKQKIKLPIVLFPGHPSQISKEADGILFLSLLSGRNPDFLIEHQVKAAPILKQSQLEIMPTAYLLIESGTITAVEKVSQTKPIERNNLNLALATAQAAEMMGNKLIYLEAGSGAQKVVPTEMVELISENLTIPVIVGGGIITFEQINNIYKSGADLVVIGTAFEKDLNFFKSKL, from the coding sequence ATGCAAAATAACAACAACCTATATCAAGAAATAGTAAATGCTAAAGCCAACAAAAAAAAGCTTCTAGCCATTTTATTAGACCCCGATAAAATCATTTGGGAACAACTAGAACTATTAATTGGTAACATTATTCAATCGCCTGCTACCCATATTTTTATTGGCGGAAGCCTAGTTAAAAGCGACAGAATTGACGAATTAATTATCCGTTTAAAACAAAAAATAAAGTTACCTATCGTACTTTTTCCTGGACATCCTTCACAAATTTCAAAAGAAGCAGATGGAATTTTATTTCTTTCGTTGCTATCAGGTCGCAATCCAGATTTTTTAATAGAACATCAAGTGAAAGCTGCACCAATTTTAAAACAAAGCCAACTCGAAATCATGCCAACTGCCTACCTTTTGATTGAAAGCGGCACCATTACAGCGGTTGAAAAGGTAAGCCAAACTAAACCTATAGAACGAAACAATCTAAATCTAGCTTTAGCAACAGCCCAGGCCGCCGAAATGATGGGAAACAAACTCATTTACCTAGAAGCAGGCAGTGGAGCACAAAAAGTAGTACCAACAGAAATGGTTGAACTAATTTCTGAAAACCTTACTATTCCAGTAATCGTTGGCGGCGGCATTATCACTTTTGAACAAATAAATAATATATACAAATCAGGAGCCGACCTAGTCGTCATTGGCACCGCTTTCGAAAAAGACTTGAATTTTTTTAAATCTAAACTTTGA
- a CDS encoding transglutaminase domain-containing protein: protein MKQLLLLFTLFPALVCFGQTNSNYELVDKKMREIPADFTNSTEHIANYIKAYFKTDEEKIRAVFYWTASNISYDVKNMFAQNGSISAQEKITKALKSRKGVCIDYAEVFKSIANQVGIQTHIIEGYTKQNGKVSNLAHAWCASKIDNKWYLFDPTWGAGGVQNGVFIKKLNPHWFKVEPSKMALSHLPFDYMWQFMAEPITNDEFISAKIQANKPKKNFDFEAEIIRYQLLPESDQLFESTARIESNGRKSPVITEYLAITKKNLTGSIQNQGVERMNAIVAEYNQAIVLFNDFIFYRNNKFKPSYPDEQIEKMVSVPKEMLQKCQEGIYSTGPVGTENSASLANTKRLIAEALKACEEQHQFLQEYLQKSKIGRKLMLAQLSWYGIPLH from the coding sequence ATGAAACAGCTACTACTACTCTTTACTTTATTTCCTGCCTTAGTTTGCTTTGGTCAAACCAATTCAAATTACGAATTGGTCGATAAAAAAATGAGGGAAATACCCGCTGATTTTACCAATTCTACGGAACATATTGCCAATTATATCAAGGCCTATTTTAAAACGGACGAAGAAAAAATTCGAGCCGTTTTTTATTGGACTGCATCGAACATCAGCTATGATGTAAAAAATATGTTTGCACAAAATGGCAGCATCTCGGCTCAAGAAAAAATAACCAAAGCCTTAAAATCAAGAAAAGGTGTTTGTATTGATTATGCTGAAGTATTCAAATCCATCGCAAATCAAGTGGGTATACAAACACATATCATTGAAGGCTATACCAAACAAAATGGGAAAGTCAGTAATCTGGCTCACGCTTGGTGTGCTTCCAAAATAGATAATAAATGGTATTTATTTGACCCTACTTGGGGAGCTGGCGGCGTACAAAATGGTGTTTTTATCAAAAAATTAAACCCTCATTGGTTTAAAGTTGAACCAAGTAAAATGGCTCTATCGCATCTTCCCTTTGATTATATGTGGCAGTTTATGGCTGAGCCTATTACAAATGACGAGTTTATTTCAGCTAAAATTCAAGCAAATAAGCCTAAGAAAAATTTTGATTTTGAAGCTGAAATCATCCGATACCAATTATTACCTGAAAGTGACCAACTATTTGAATCTACTGCCAGAATCGAGTCTAACGGACGTAAATCGCCTGTAATAACCGAATATTTAGCCATTACCAAAAAGAACTTAACAGGCTCGATACAAAATCAAGGCGTTGAAAGAATGAATGCCATCGTGGCCGAATACAATCAGGCTATCGTTTTGTTTAATGATTTTATCTTTTATCGAAATAACAAATTCAAACCTAGCTACCCTGACGAGCAAATTGAAAAAATGGTTTCGGTACCCAAAGAAATGCTACAAAAATGCCAAGAAGGGATTTACAGTACAGGGCCAGTAGGAACTGAAAACTCAGCCAGTTTAGCCAACACTAAAAGACTGATTGCCGAGGCGCTGAAAGCCTGTGAAGAACAACACCAATTCCTTCAGGAATACTTACAAAAATCGAAGATAGGACGCAAACTAATGCTTGCTCAACTATCTTGGTATGGAATTCCACTTCATTAA
- a CDS encoding DUF4301 family protein encodes MNNTVKSQVLELDGVDLGFSEADYKQIAEQGIPLENVKRQLGFLKNGIAKTNLYAHASLGNGIINLSESDFHTRALFFDANKSKLKLLKFVPASGAATRMFKFLNAFLNDFDIENETINAYINRKKANDLAVFIVGMDKFPFFEEVYTKLKEVYPNFDSLSRDYKNYYFIKILLSPDYFDFANKPKGILPFHVYLNNIATPIEEHLYECGYYSSVNGISNLHFTVSESHLSQFESILSSVKHLVEKETQTKVTVNYSFQDKSTDTIAVDMMNNPFRDEKGKLVFRPGGHGALIQNLNSLDADIIFVKNIDNVILHNNENIALYKKALAGILLDIQHQVFDYLNLIEKGTFTEDKIAEITQFFKAKLNREISSDFEKNTFEDKVEFIKNALNRPIRVCGMVKNEGEPGGGPFWVLNDKNEASLQIVESNQIDISDKNQAKILNESTHFNPVDLVCGIKNHKGEKFDLTQFIDHNSGFVVDKNVGGVAIKGYELPGLWNGAMAQWLTIFAQVPLLTFNPVKTVNDLLKPAHQRD; translated from the coding sequence ATGAATAATACAGTAAAATCGCAAGTATTGGAGTTAGACGGAGTTGATTTAGGGTTTTCGGAAGCTGATTATAAACAAATCGCTGAACAAGGTATTCCATTAGAAAACGTAAAAAGACAATTGGGATTCTTGAAAAACGGAATTGCGAAGACTAATTTATATGCACATGCTAGCTTAGGCAACGGCATTATCAATTTGTCAGAAAGTGATTTTCATACACGCGCTTTATTTTTTGACGCCAATAAATCCAAACTAAAACTATTAAAGTTTGTTCCTGCTTCGGGTGCAGCAACTAGAATGTTTAAGTTTTTGAACGCTTTCTTGAATGATTTTGACATTGAAAACGAAACTATAAATGCCTATATCAACAGAAAAAAGGCCAACGATTTAGCTGTTTTTATTGTCGGGATGGATAAATTTCCATTCTTTGAAGAAGTTTACACAAAACTCAAAGAAGTCTATCCTAACTTTGATTCTTTAAGTAGAGATTATAAAAATTACTATTTCATAAAAATATTACTCTCACCCGATTACTTTGATTTTGCCAATAAACCAAAAGGGATTTTACCTTTTCATGTTTATTTAAATAACATTGCCACTCCAATAGAAGAACATTTATATGAATGTGGTTATTATTCTAGTGTGAATGGAATATCGAATCTTCATTTCACTGTATCCGAATCTCATTTGTCACAATTTGAATCTATATTAAGCTCCGTAAAACATTTAGTTGAAAAAGAAACACAAACTAAAGTTACGGTAAATTATTCTTTCCAGGATAAATCGACCGATACTATTGCAGTCGATATGATGAATAATCCTTTTAGAGATGAAAAAGGAAAATTAGTATTTAGACCAGGGGGTCACGGTGCTTTGATACAAAATTTAAATTCCTTAGATGCTGACATAATTTTTGTAAAAAATATCGACAATGTAATTTTACACAATAATGAAAATATCGCCTTATACAAAAAAGCATTGGCTGGAATTTTACTTGATATTCAGCACCAAGTATTTGACTATTTAAATCTAATTGAAAAAGGAACATTTACTGAGGATAAAATTGCCGAAATAACACAATTCTTTAAAGCAAAATTAAATCGAGAGATCTCATCTGACTTTGAAAAAAACACATTTGAAGACAAAGTTGAATTTATTAAAAATGCACTAAACAGACCCATCCGTGTTTGTGGAATGGTAAAAAACGAGGGCGAGCCGGGAGGTGGACCTTTTTGGGTTTTGAACGACAAAAATGAAGCATCTTTACAAATAGTAGAATCAAATCAAATAGATATATCAGATAAAAACCAAGCCAAGATACTCAATGAATCGACACATTTCAATCCAGTTGATTTAGTTTGTGGAATCAAAAACCACAAAGGAGAAAAGTTCGATTTGACTCAGTTTATTGACCATAATAGTGGCTTTGTGGTAGACAAAAATGTGGGCGGAGTAGCCATAAAAGGTTATGAACTACCGGGCTTATGGAATGGTGCTATGGCTCAATGGCTTACTATTTTTGCACAAGTTCCATTGCTGACTTTTAATCCCGTAAAAACGGTCAATGATTTGCTGAAACCAGCACATCAAAGAGATTAG
- a CDS encoding TonB-dependent receptor, whose protein sequence is MNTILVSKTQSRKLANSLILRVSFSFLFSIFSLFSFAQVKDTTKVNQLDEVLISAVRATSKTPVSFSNMDKKEIAPRNLGQDIPTLMNYMPSVVSTSYAGNGIGYSGIRVRGSDATRVNVTINGISYNDSESQGTFWVNLPDFASSVQSLQLQRGVGTSTNGAGAFGASLNMLTDNYAKQSNGEISNSYGSFNTHKHTVKFSTGLMNEHFELAGRLSTLKSDGYIDRASSDLKSYFLQGTYVGKTTLIKALVFGGFERTYQSWNGVDATTMASQRTYNSVGEKYSDTGDFEGFYENQVDNYNQDHAQLHWNEKISDHWSTNLAFHYTKGKGYYEEFVDDWLFTNVYYAPDSQFSFLGLNPITVNGNTITSTDYTRRKWLDNDFYGTTFSGNYKNGKLDLVLGGSYNKYEGAHFDQILWAQYPSNSQTGDIYDSSDAVKTDGNFFAKANYELTPQLSLYGDLQLRNINYKTNSIETGNINDTFNFFNPKAGLTYAVDSQNNLYFSYARANREPNRSDYKNGSPRPEKLNDFELGWKLANKQVRFNANVYYMAYKDQLVLTGQLDNVGNPIRKNSGDSYRLGIELDATISVLKNLFISPNITVSSNKNRNYIEENGTDLINLGDTNIAYSPNLIFGNNITFSPIKNLQFSLLTKGVGEQYLSNNDIAASKLKSYFINDFNLSYEIKPKSIFKSIVFSGLLNNIFDVDYISDGADYGGGYVVYYPQAGINFLTGLTLKF, encoded by the coding sequence ATGAACACTATTTTAGTTTCAAAGACGCAAAGTCGCAAGCTTGCCAACTCATTAATTTTAAGAGTAAGCTTCAGTTTTCTATTTTCTATTTTCTCTCTTTTCTCTTTTGCACAAGTAAAAGATACAACCAAAGTGAACCAACTAGACGAAGTATTAATTTCAGCGGTTCGTGCTACTTCAAAAACGCCAGTAAGCTTTAGCAACATGGACAAAAAGGAAATTGCTCCTCGTAATTTAGGGCAAGATATTCCAACATTGATGAATTATATGCCTTCGGTTGTAAGCACTTCCTATGCAGGAAATGGAATTGGTTATTCTGGAATTCGAGTTCGTGGTAGTGATGCTACTCGTGTCAATGTCACCATCAACGGAATCTCATACAATGACTCTGAGAGCCAAGGCACATTCTGGGTAAATTTACCTGATTTTGCGTCTTCTGTTCAAAGTTTACAATTGCAGCGAGGAGTAGGAACTTCGACCAATGGGGCAGGTGCTTTTGGCGCAAGCTTAAATATGCTGACAGATAATTATGCCAAACAAAGTAACGGCGAAATATCCAATTCATATGGTAGTTTTAACACTCATAAACATACTGTAAAATTTAGTACAGGACTCATGAACGAACATTTTGAATTGGCGGGACGATTGTCTACGTTAAAATCAGATGGATATATTGATAGAGCCTCATCAGATTTAAAATCATATTTCTTACAAGGGACTTATGTAGGTAAAACTACTTTAATCAAGGCCTTAGTTTTTGGTGGTTTTGAACGTACTTATCAATCATGGAATGGTGTCGATGCTACGACTATGGCATCACAAAGAACGTATAATTCTGTGGGCGAAAAATATAGTGACACAGGAGATTTTGAAGGTTTTTATGAAAACCAAGTAGACAACTACAATCAGGATCACGCACAATTGCATTGGAATGAAAAAATATCAGATCACTGGAGCACAAATCTTGCTTTTCATTACACCAAAGGAAAAGGATACTATGAAGAGTTTGTTGACGATTGGTTATTCACAAATGTATATTACGCTCCTGACTCCCAATTTTCATTTCTAGGATTAAACCCAATCACTGTTAACGGAAACACAATAACATCAACAGATTACACTAGACGAAAGTGGCTAGACAATGATTTTTACGGTACAACATTTTCAGGAAATTATAAAAACGGAAAATTGGATCTAGTTTTAGGAGGTAGTTATAACAAATATGAAGGAGCGCATTTTGACCAAATTCTTTGGGCACAATATCCTTCAAATAGTCAAACAGGGGACATCTATGATTCCAGTGATGCGGTTAAAACGGACGGAAACTTTTTTGCGAAAGCAAATTATGAATTAACGCCTCAATTAAGCTTGTACGGAGATTTGCAATTGAGAAATATTAATTACAAAACCAATAGTATTGAAACTGGAAATATAAACGATACTTTTAATTTCTTTAATCCAAAAGCAGGTTTAACCTATGCAGTTGACTCACAAAACAACTTGTATTTTTCATATGCTAGAGCTAACCGCGAGCCTAACAGAAGCGATTACAAAAACGGAAGTCCAAGACCTGAGAAGTTAAATGATTTTGAATTAGGTTGGAAATTAGCCAACAAACAAGTGCGATTTAATGCCAATGTATATTATATGGCATACAAAGACCAACTAGTATTAACTGGACAACTGGATAATGTAGGGAATCCTATTCGTAAAAACAGTGGAGACAGTTACCGATTAGGAATAGAATTAGATGCTACAATTTCAGTTTTGAAAAATTTGTTCATCAGTCCAAATATCACAGTTAGTTCCAATAAAAACCGTAACTATATTGAGGAAAATGGAACTGATTTAATCAATTTAGGAGATACTAATATTGCTTATTCACCAAATTTAATATTTGGAAACAATATCACTTTTTCACCCATTAAGAACTTGCAATTTTCCTTACTTACCAAAGGTGTAGGTGAACAGTATTTATCAAATAATGACATCGCTGCATCAAAATTGAAATCTTATTTTATAAATGATTTTAATCTATCTTATGAAATAAAACCAAAATCAATTTTCAAATCGATTGTATTTTCTGGACTTTTGAATAATATATTTGATGTGGACTATATTTCAGATGGTGCGGATTATGGAGGTGGATATGTTGTTTACTACCCTCAAGCGGGAATAAACTTCTTAACAGGTCTTACCTTAAAATTCTAA